In Candidatus Roseilinea sp., one DNA window encodes the following:
- a CDS encoding ABC transporter ATP-binding protein: MCAFIQCENLVKIYKVADIEVFALQGLDLTVEKGECTAIIGASGSGKSTLMNILGGLDRPSAGRAIVGGKDLLRMSNRQLDRYRRDMVGFVWQQVSRNLLPYMTAEENVQMPMLLSGARARRERARELLARVGLEHRRSHRLSQLSGGEQQRVAIAVALANNPQLLLADEPTGELDTQTARAIFALFRELAELDKITVLIVSHDARIAEEVGRVVAIRDGRTSSEIVRQARSAESIEAALVGMAERAEAAEHELVEMAVVDAAGRLQLPRELREKKGIGRRAVIEETEHGLLIRPIDDKKDVR; encoded by the coding sequence GTGTGTGCGTTCATCCAATGCGAGAACCTGGTCAAAATCTATAAAGTAGCCGACATCGAGGTGTTCGCGCTGCAGGGGCTGGATCTGACGGTCGAGAAGGGCGAGTGCACAGCCATCATCGGCGCGTCCGGCTCGGGCAAGTCCACGCTGATGAACATCCTCGGCGGCTTGGATCGCCCTTCTGCGGGCAGGGCGATCGTGGGCGGCAAAGACTTGTTGCGCATGAGCAACCGGCAACTCGATCGTTATCGTCGAGATATGGTGGGCTTCGTATGGCAGCAAGTCTCGCGCAATCTATTGCCATACATGACGGCAGAGGAGAACGTGCAGATGCCCATGTTGCTGAGCGGCGCCCGGGCGCGCCGCGAGCGAGCGCGCGAGTTGCTGGCCCGCGTCGGATTGGAGCATCGCCGGTCGCATCGGCTGAGCCAGCTTTCGGGTGGCGAGCAGCAGCGCGTGGCGATCGCGGTGGCGCTGGCGAATAACCCGCAACTGCTGCTGGCTGACGAGCCGACCGGTGAGCTGGACACACAGACCGCGCGCGCGATCTTCGCCCTCTTCCGTGAGCTAGCCGAACTGGACAAAATCACGGTGCTGATCGTCTCGCACGATGCGCGCATCGCCGAAGAGGTAGGGCGCGTGGTGGCGATTCGCGACGGCCGAACGAGCAGCGAGATCGTGCGTCAGGCACGCAGCGCCGAAAGCATCGAGGCAGCGCTGGTGGGCATGGCGGAGCGCGCCGAAGCAGCGGAGCACGAGCTGGTCGAGATGGCGGTCGTAGATGCCGCCGGCCGGTTACAGCTTCCGCGCGAATTGCGTGAGAAGAAGGGCATTGGGCGGCGCGCGGTGATCGAGGAGACCGAACACGGCCTGCTCATCCGCCCTATTGACGATAAGAAAGATGTGAGGTAA